One part of the Amphiura filiformis chromosome 5, Afil_fr2py, whole genome shotgun sequence genome encodes these proteins:
- the LOC140152109 gene encoding uncharacterized protein, translating into MEYLEQAAIMTAPIECKPKFWKRYVDDILEVVAKDAVKPLTDHLNQVDDTQSIKFTFEEEVDGKIPFLDTLIVRRENGSVKLLVYRKATHTNQYLNFKSHHPLHQKLGVVRILLDRKDKIVTEDQDKEDEEKIIKGALKQCGYPDWCVENVKSKMATPKQKAKKSSKDNSEKSRGLVTLPYVEGVSERC; encoded by the coding sequence ATGGAATACTTAGAACAAGCAGCCATCATGACAGCCCCCATTGAATGTAAGCCCAAGTTTTGGAAAAGATACGTCGACGACATCCTGGAAGTAGTAGCCAAAGACGCAGTTAAGCCGCTTACTGACCATCTCAACCAAGTGGACGATACGCAGTCAATCAAATTCACTTTTGAGGAGGAAGTCGACGGAAAAATACCATTCTTGGATACGCTTATCGTTCGTCGTGAAAATGGATCCGTGAAGCTCTTAGTCTATCGGAAAGCCACACACACCAACCAGTACCTGAACTTCAAGTCCCACCACCCCCTTCACCAAAAACTTGGTGTAGTTCGCATACTGCTTGACAGGAAAGATAAAATTGTCACGGAAGATCAGGATAAGGAAGATGAGGAAAAGATAATTAAAGGTGCTCTAAAACAGTGTGGGTACCCGGACTGGTGTGTGGAAAATGTCAAGAGTAAAATGGCCACCCCCAAGCAAAAAGCAAAGAAATCTAGTAAAGACAACAGTGAAAAATCCAGAGGTTTGGTGACGCTACCGTATGTAGAAGGGGTGTCCGAGCGTTGCTAG